The following DNA comes from Quercus robur chromosome 1, dhQueRobu3.1, whole genome shotgun sequence.
GTTTCCTACTAAGGGTGGTTCCTTGCCAAGCAACCCAATGAAACCCCTCAGCTCTCACAAActccttcttttcctttctaaGTTGCTCCCCCTTTTGGTGGtactagctctctctctctcctctactCTCTATTTTCTCCCCTGAATCACCAACTCCTTTCTCTTCACTCACTTCCCCTATTTATAGCTTGAGGTTGGTGGAGGTTTCATGATTGCGTTCTAGTCTTACTCGTGTGTGTGGGGTCCAATTTGATTATTCCTAACAAGGGATAAGCTCTATCGAAACAGAGGTGATGGCATTGGAACTGGTTCCTGCCTCCAAAAGATTGCTCGGCAACGATATTCCCCAAGGCAGTACTGAGTTGCCGAGGACATGTGTTGTTCCGGACAAACACATCCCCGGTCAAGTCATACTTGACCGGTGTAGGCTTCTCTATCACGCATCTAAAATGAGATGGACTTACTAAGAGGTTTAGGCCcaattttggtttttgagaatGTTCGGCCCAAGGCCCAATGGGCCTGGGATCATACCCCGTACAATCatatatccaaaaataaataaaaaggagagtATAAGGTATGAAGGTAACTAACACAATGGTTGATATTGCTTGTGATTGGAACAACATCACTTTCACTTGGGTCTAACATTGACATTGCTTTTATTAAACACCaatcaacaattgtgaaaaatgttgtgtccGACACCTATCAATTTTTTAACCCCATGTTGgcagaaatgacaaaactcatcccttaaaatttttaagaaactaattgaaacttttttattttgagggaCAAAAATTCAACTGGGACCAAATTTGCAAGATGAAAATTGCATTTTAATCAATGAGAAACAAAAATCTCCAAAAGGACAAAATGACAGTGAAGTTCTTTTGGTGTACATTTTAAGCGTGAGTGTATTATGACATGAATGCTCCCCAGAATAGTAGCCTCTTACTTAGATTTACCTCCAACATCATAAGAGGATCTCATTTTCATTCACATTAGAGTCTTATATATTAGATGCAAAGAAGGCACGTATTATCATCTATGAAGCATAGGTGTGTTTCCGGATTCGGGTGcaggtgtgggtgtgggtgcgggactcggcaatttttgaaaaagtaaggtGCAAGTACGGCAAAAtgcggcgattaaaaaattattaaaaatatttttgtttatattttctatatattgctaagcatactttttcacattatataaacatataccaaatttaagagtaatagtagataataactaaaacatgatgttcataaatttaGAGGACAGAATAGttcaatggaaaatataaaagtgAATGCCCAGCAACCaccatcaaaaaaatttcaggtgTTATTGATCCTAATCCAGCATGGAGCCAATGGCCTCAATCTTTTAGAAGCACAACACGTTGTCTTAGTAGAATCGCTACTAAATCTAGCAGTAGAAGCACAAGCTATTAGCCGGGTACATCGAATTGGGCAGGAAAATAAGACACTCGTacaccttctttttttattattattattttttttaatttttacttgaaTTTTGTCCTGATTCAAAGCCGGTATCAGCCTGAATCGGCCGGTACGGCCTAAATCAGTCGATTTCTGCCTGAATCAGCTTGTTTTGGCTATTTCAGCTGATACTATCCGATTCAACCCGAATCAGCCTGATTTGGCGCGAATCTGCCAAAGTCGGGGCTGAGTCGGCGCGTATCcggaaacgaaaaaaaaaaaaaaaaaaaaggtcgcGACACCGACGCGCGGGCAGAGGCGTCACCCACCGCACCCCACGTCGGGCCGCATTGGACGCAGGTGTGGCACCCCTGTAGCCGCGTCAGTGCTTTACTGATTATTATCTGCTATGTACACAATGATAGAGTGAGTTCAGACCAGTTCACAGTATCAATTTTTTGCTTAAATCAAACAGAGGAGTTAAATGAGCAATCTGTTTGTCAGTTATTGCATCCTTGGATTATCCACTGATCATTGCCacattttatcaattatttcaTTGAGTTACTAGCACCACATGGAACAAATGTGTTATATTACAAATTATCTAATACAAGCATCACTTTATGCAGAGAATTCCTGGGAGCATATAAGAAAAGAACTAAGTGATGTAGAGACTCTAGCCGAAGAAAGATTGGAAGCCGTTATAAGAAGATTTTTGCATGACTTGAAAGCAAATGCACTTGAAGGCAATGGATGGCCATTGATGGTGCCTGCTTATAGCATCTCCAAGGCCACTCTCAATGCCTACACTAGAATTCTTGCCATTAAGTTCCCTAGAATGTGTATCAACTGTGTTCATCCTGGCTATGTCAAGACAGATATAAACTGGAACACAGGGACAATGAGTGTAGAAGAGGGAGCTAGAGGCCTAGTTATGCATCTCTTTTACCTGATGGAAGCCCTACTGGCTGCTATTTTGTTTGTACTGAAGTGGCTGAGTTTTGATTCAGCTGTATTTCCATTGCAGCATGTCAAAATTTAACTTCTGCAGCTTGGATTCTGTAAGTTTTGGATAAGAACTATGTTTCTTTCGTTATTAATAAACTTCAGAAGATAAAGatgatttttatctttatatttgataagaaTTAGATTGCATTGGTTTTAGCTTTGGAAAACAAgacatactttttctttttcttttttgatatggTGGCGTTGATGAACTTCCGGCTATTCTCACCCATTTTGAAGTGAACTATACAACCTACTGTGTTTCATTCTTTTATGCACACTCTGAACTGAAGACTAAAAGCTATGAATAATCAATTTATTGAATTATTCAATTGGGAATCAAGCTGATTTTTCTTACTCTGCCATTGTCAGCATTAATGAACAAGgatagagaaaggaaaagaaagaaactaacGAAATGAAAAAATGGGAAATATGACAATTTTGCTGAAACCATTATAACATTTGGAGAGatgatttaaaataaatgtatttgaAGAACAATTATTTGTATAAACTAGTGTCTAATCCTGTGCATATGCAcgaatacaattaaaaataattacaattatacGATTTAAATTAGTACATTTTTTAGAAGATATTCAAATTATACGTGGTAttagtttacactttttttaaaccatacatttttaaagtatgtaatggtttctcattttaattatatataatttaaaatttaattgattttagactttttgatttttgtaccaaataattcatttgtcacaaaaattaaaaaattagatggataTATAGCAGAAAATTGGACTCTAAATCTAATTGAATTCggactcttcaatttttatactcaataattcacttggcataaaattaaaaattaaatgggacgtggtgcaaaattgaaaatcttgttgtgggattttttttcctggttGATTTTTAGTTACAGTAaccaatttgatttaaaaattaggattttactaatgtgtacTCTTAGGACATACATTaattttaggaaatttcttataaaaaaacgaaaaaattgtcaactttttttataacttttttaattttttataaaatatttttaaaaattaattattaatgtgTGCTCTAAAAGCACCCATGAACCGGGCTCTAAAaactattataataaataaataaataaaattggagGGTCCAACAGCATCAGGAGTGCTCGGCTCCACTAAAAACAATATGTCAGCCATATGTATTGATAAGCGTGCACACTCAGTAATCAAGGCAGGCCTGGTATCGACCTAAACATAcaagttaaaaacaaaaataaataaataaataaaaaaggttgaCTGGTTGACGGTTTCAGCAGAGGTATGCGCTGCGTGGTGGTTCCATTTTCCCCACTTTCCTTAGCTATTTCTGACTTCTTGTAATTCGGGTGcaggtgtgggtgtgggtgcgggactcggcaatttttgaaaaagtaagatGCAAGTACGGCAAAAtgcggcgattaaaaaattattaaaaatatttttatttatattttctatgttttgCTAAGtatactttttcacattatataaacatataccaaatttaagagcaatagtagataataactaaaacatgatgttcataaatttaGAGGACAGAACaattcaatggaaaatataaaagtgAATGCCCAGTAACCAccatcaaaaaattttcagatgTTATCGATCCTAATCCAGCATGGAGCCAATGGCCTCAATCTTTTAGAAGCACAGCATGTTGTCTTAGTAGAACCACTACTGAATCTAGCAGTAGAAGCATATGGTATCAGCCGAGTACATTGAATTGGGTAAGAAAATAAGACAATCATacaccgtttttttttttttaatttttttttatacatgaaTTTCGTCTTGAGAGGTACatagttttgttttattaagaACCTATGGTTGTGTGGTACAACaatctttaaataaaaatataaattttgttttatattgcttCTGTAAAAACTATCAACATTGATGTTGCCCAAATTCCAATTGTTGCTGCCTGATTGGTGTTGTTATTATTGTAGCTGTTGGTGGTGGTATTGGTGGTATTATTGCCGGTGGTGCTAGTGGTGGTACTAGTGGCAGTGATATTATCGCTGGTGGTGGTATATGTGGTGGTACTGGTGGTGGTATTATTGCTGTTGGTGGTATTGGTGGTATTATTGGTAGTGTTATTGCTATTAATGTTCACAATGTTTGTCAACAAATCCTTTAAGGCATTATCAAAATCAGCTCCTTCCAATGCCGAGATCTCCCAGAAAATCAAACCGTTCTTCTCAGCAAATCCACAAGCTTCCTTTCTTAGAACTTCACGATCATTCTCAGAATCACTTTTGTTCCCTATCAGAATGATAGCTTGTCTCTTCTTTGCATGGCGATGCAACTCTTCCAGGCAAAGAGTCATGCAATCAAAACTCTTGCGGTTAGTTACGTCGTAAACCAGTATTACCCCATCAGCATCCTTGTAATCTGCATTTGAATCTACATTGTTTCTGCTCAATCCACCCAAAAACATGATTAGATGAGTATAAATTATACTTACAGAATTGATTCAATTATACTAAAgccaattattaaaattaacatCAACCTCTTGATGCCCATTCAAAAGGGTTAAGAAAATCTATCATACTTTCCGGCCTTGAAttcttaaaactttaaaaaaaccAAAGTGAGTTAATCGAAGCTGACCTCATCAAATATAGTAATGCGGCGTTTGGAAAGCACCACCACAAgtccagccaaaaaaaaaaaaaaaaaatttgaaatagccaaagtttttgaaataaaaacacTTCACTCTTTCTACCCGaataactctctttttttggcaGAAACCCGAACAACTCTCCACTCTCACGCTTGCTGCCGATCCACCATCAGCAGATCCATGTCGCTGACCCATGGCACCGACCCAACCCCAACGCCGATCCTCGCTGCCGATCCGCAAAGTCTCGGCCGCCGATGCATTTCCCCTTCCCCAGATCAATGTTGGGTGGCCGGAACGGTCTTGGGTTTGGTGTTGGGTGGCCGAATCGGTGTTTTGATCGCTTCAAAGGCGTTGATTTGGATGCCCTTCTCGACATGTCCACCGACGACCTTGTCAAGCTCTTCACTGCCAGAGCTCGTAGAAGGtacttgtttttttcttcatatatttcatctttcattttttacttatttgttttattaattttgtgtttgaaattttgtagGTTTCAGAGGGGTCTGAAGCGACAACCCATGGCTTTGATCAAGAAATTgctctttaaatttttagatattttgaaattttgggtatTTTGTTTCTGACAATGTTGTTTGGGCTGTTTATCATGTTTGGGTGTCTGGATATGCTGGGTTTGGGTTGTGATTGGTGTTTGGGTGGCTGAATGTGCTAGGTTTGttgggtagagagagagagagagacaatggTGGGGTGGGGTGGCTGGTGGTTGTTGGCTATAGCGGCGTTTTGAAACGCTACTATATTGGTGTCACAATTTAATTCCTCCAACAAAAAATCATTGTAAGCCCCTGTTCTCATTGAACTTAAAACCAAATCCTTAGGAATTATGCAAAGAGTAGTGTTTCTTATACACAAATTGTTTTAcacaaaccctaaaaaaatactaaaactgTGAATTAAAGTGAGAAATTTGTAGAGCTAGACATACCGTTCTTGGCGAATGATGCCCCAAATGTGGGCCTTAACACTCTTTTTCTCGATGTGAAGGGTTTGGGTCTCGTACTTGACAGTAACGGCAGTATCAGTCTTGGACTCTTTGCGTTCGCAACGTTCCAGTATCTGACACTTCCCAACCTCAAAATCTCCTATCAGCACCACCTTGAATTCATAGTCAATCATCTGTTCCGAAACTCCATATCCTTCTTTACCTTGGCTTGccattttctttctattataaaaaagcaatttgagagagagagagagagagagagagagtaatgaGTGTCTAAGCTATACTTTATGGAAGTTCAAGAATCGGAAAGGAAGGGCTATATATATGCATTTGTGTGAACTGTGCAAAGTGTGATCGATCcaattatttggaaaaaaatttccctacAACGTTATTcacttcttcttattcttcttcttttttttttcttttttttgactttttcttctttgttttctatTAATGTGCAAAGAAACGTTTAACAGCGTATAACCTCAATGAAAAACGGTGGGCAATATCATTGACTTATGAAAAACATGGCAAAACTAATAGGACTTAATATATACAAATCCGAAAGAAAACATGATGACAATATTCACTTGTTCTAGGGACCCACAATGGACAACGTGAAAGCCATACACAAGGAGGCCAATCCtaagatttaatatatatacaaatatgtctccaaatgggtttttttttttttttttttttttttttttttagaaacaaacacacacacacaagggagagggaaagaagttctaacacaaaggcacaccacaagtCAATGATATTGCCCACTGTTTTTCATTGAGGTTATATGTTGTTAAACCCATTGGGAGacatatttgtatatatattaaatcttaGAATTGGCCTCTTTTACTTATAGCACTTAAATCACTCTGAAAGTCCAACCGAAACACCCCCCAAAAAGTCTCAAAACACTCTTAAATAGGACCTATAATTAATCATGGAAATTACTTAATATCCTCCACAAAATATAAATCTTATCAAATTATACAAATCGACTCACAAAGATTATACTTTGTTGAACTAATTAATAACACAAATGCAAGGAATCTCTACCCACAAATGTTTCCTTGAATTTATTAAACTCTAGAGGCAGTAACCAATATGTTGTAAACTCAGGATTTGATATATGCCCTAACAGAAAGTAAACCCTTATACGTTATTTAAACTTTATAATCTTGACTTTTGTTATAGAATACAAGTTGTAGGGACCCTAGGGTCTAATGTAAAACCCCAAAGAAAACGTTAAACCATCCTAACATATATAACCAAAGAAGACGTGGCAAAACTAATAGGACTTAATATATACAAATCCGAAAGAAAACGTGATGGCGATATTCACTTGTTCTAAGGACCCACAGTGGACAACGTGAAAGCCATACACACAAAGGCCAATTCtaagatttaatatatatatatacacacacacacacacacactcaaatATGTCTCCCAATGGGTTTAActagacgtggcaaaacgggtggttcgggtcgggtcaatcgggtttgctagtcaaaacgggtcacgggtcaaaactGGTCATTTTTAAATgagtcaatcgggttgcgggtcgggtTTACCagtatttttcaaacaagtttttttttacaattacaaaaacaaatcaatgaccACCTgtttagagagaatgaataaaatcaattaagaaattaattgcACTTAATGCCACTTGTTAATATCCTTCCAATTCTGATAGTTTTGagcatgacaaaaattatttatagtcatAAATTCATGATGGAAAAAGTCTTCAATATTAATAGTTCACTGTCAAAATGCATATAATTACAAGTTTACATCTTCAAAAAGAGATAgattttaaaacaaacaaaataagtaAGTCAGCAAAGAAGCAAGTTATCAGTCTTCTTAAATGCACATGTTCTtgttgcatttaaaataatagtaaactTAGATTACTTAAAaagataaactaaacaaaaaaaagatttaaaaataaacataacatattaagtaaagaagaataagtaaaaaagaataagtaaatattttataagaatcaCATCTCAATCTCAATTTACTCAACGTTGGTAACAAATTCAGCATTGCAAATATTCATACTTGCAAATTGTGGCTTAGCTGaatgcgtttttttttttttttttttttaattaatggttGTCTAACTCTTGACAGCCTTGGCCCTTGCCTTGTGTAACGTGTGTGGTCTAATGGTCTTGTCTCATGGCAATTGGCATTCATTGAAGGGCCCTTGCCTTGTGTAACGTGTGTGGTCTAATGGTCTTGTCTCATGGCAATTGGCAATCACTGAAGGGCCCTTGCCTTGTATAACGTGTGTGGTCTAATGGTGTAACGTGTGAAGGCTAAAgctaggcttttttttttaatggaaagcAGTGCACTAAAGCTAGGCTAGCTAGCTTTTGACTTTTGATGAATTAAACagtcattttttataatatataatatattgaatATAAGTTTTGGTACTTTGTGCTTTATGAACCTAGTATCAGGatgtaatttaaatatatttttagcgATTTTTTTTTAACGGGTCAGGTCACGGGTTATTCGGTTCGGGTCAGGTTGACCCGTAAAAAATCAGGCCGGGTTACGGGACaacctattttttcttcaagtcAAAAAAATCAGGTTCGAGTCATGTATTTTTCGGGTCGGATCGAGTCAGGTCAAAAAATGCCATGTCTAGGTTTAACAGCATATAACCTCAATGAAAAACAGTGGGCAATATCATtgacttattatatatatatatatatatatatatatatatatatatatatataataagtcaATGATATTGCCCACTGTTTTTCATTGAGGTGTGTGTGTACACATATCCGAAAGAAAGTGTACGCCATAATCATAGATTAGAACTTGTAATTCCATGGCTCAATTCAAGAATATACGTAGTAGGCAGTGGGTAATCTAACGTAAAAGTGCAAGTCATATTCTAGGAAAATCTCTTTTAAACAATCTACACATCCCTAACGTTTTCCATGATAAAATTCTAAACTttcaattctttgtttctaacAGTGAGAAATCATACCTTGAACAATTTGGTTGCCTCTTCAATCGTATGTGCTCTAAACTCCAAGTGAAAAATACACCTGCTAGCCTCCTTAGTGGTGAAACCCTTCTtatgaaaaccctaatttatctttttctctaCCCTATATTTTAACGCATCAAAGATGTGGGCTTGATGGGGTAGTGGGCTGGAGTTTAAAACCCTCTTGAGCTTATCTCTTTAGACTCCAAGAAGCCTATAAAACATcttcctcttttatttatttatttattattttaactgcCGCACTAAATTGTATGCACTAAAACATTAATTTTCTCACCTATTTTGTAGCACCACAAAATTGTCTACTCCCATACAATTGAAGAGGCAACCAAATTGTTCAAGATATGATTTCTCATTgttagaaacaaagaattgaaGGTTTAGAATTTTATCATGGAAAACGTTAGGGACGTGTAGATTGTTTAAAATGGATTTTCCTAGAATATAACTTGCACTTTTACGTTAGATTACCCAATGCCAGCTACGTATATTCTTGAATTTAGTCATGGAATTACAAGTTCTAATTTATGATTATGGCTTACGTTTTCTTTCAGATAtgtacatatacatatataataagttAATGATATTGCCCACCATTTTTCATTGAGGTTATACGCTATTAAACCCATTGGGTGacatatttgtatatatattaaatcttaGAATTGGCCTCTGTATATCCAAAATGATCTAACTCTTGAATACACAGCACAgactttaaactttttttttttttctacataaaGTTGCTTTCAACGTTGAAAGTGAAGGAGTTTGAACCCCACACGTTTGtgtttttttccaaatttttacTTGGGGATGAGAACTTACGTGCGTGTGTGTCATTCTTTAATTTCAGCTAAATGTTATTAAATTCATTTGGCCTAAATGTTGCTTTCAAGCCAAACAAACTATGACTTGTGTTTTGTTTGCTTCTTGCACACGGTAAAGCATTTCATTCgttcttcaaaatttcaatcTTCCTATTCCATTTTCTTGTAAACCTGGGAAATGATTGGTacaatttattgtttattatctGTGAGTGTGGCCCtaagaataataagaataagATCAACTTCTAAAACCTTCATGATGATTTTAATATCATATAACAAGAAGATCAATTTTCAAGGAGAGAACCCAAAATTACTCATTAAGCATCTTGATTTTCCAATACAGTTTATCAGAAAAGTCTAAACTCGAATAGCAAGGTAATTATCTTGATATTAAAGaggataaaaattttaaatcaaaggTACTACTATTTGCCAATTTGACCTTGAACAATGAAATATAATTGCAGGGAAAAAATTTCATGGTGGTGGAGATTGGAGAAACTAAAGAAAATGATGGCTGACATGATATCTTCAATACAAACACTGCAAAAGAACACATAaggggtccgtttggatacaacttattttattgaaaactaaaaatactgtaacaatataattttcaaatgtgtgaatagtgtcatgggacccatttttaatattttttttgaataaagtaggtcccgtgaacagtgcatgaacaatGCGTGAACAATGCACTGTCTCCTAAAAGCTAAAACATgtgcatcaaaaaaaaaaaaaaaaaaggaaaaaacgtTTATTTCGTTTTACTGTAGCATGGGTCCCAACGTTAATAAAACACAAACGCTGAATGTGAGGAGAAAACGCAAATCCAAACGCTCACAAAGTTTGTTTCTATAATTAATATGTAGGCCCAAAGATTGAAATGGCATAAACTCTTCAAACAATGAAATAGAAATTTGTAAATTGAATACTGTAATAAGTGGGGTTAAAACCCAATGAAAATAGATatgtttgagaatttttttccccataacAGTTAGACATGACATGTTGTGACTTATTTAACCTCTTTATCATGCACTAATCATAATAAACTACATATTGAtgctgtaaaaaaaaatgttgtatttcaaaattcattGCTTTTGGAAATTAAGAATAGACATAGTCAAAGATTTGGTATGGATTGATCAATGGATATGGTGTCTTTGACTTTGAAAGAACTTGCTAAAAGTCAAACTCactttgtaaaaattaaagcgGTTGTTAGAACTAGAAATTTCACCTTGCCATTCCAAATGTCGGTTGATCGATGATTTGTTTGTTACGTCAGCAATGAAGTATTTTCTGGACCAGGGTGCACGATCTCTAGCTCCTCATCGATCAAAAGCTCCATAGTGCAAAGAGTGCTCTCGTGAGATCATTAATAGTGTGGGGGCAAATAACTTGTTGTCATTATGTAACACTAGTCAtagactaaaaaataaaatataaaatataaaaataattaaaaaaaaaaacttggctCTATGTTTTCTGGAAAAAAAACTTGGCTTTATATGTACACATAATACTGTATACATACAGGAGTACCTACCAAATGCAAACTTCTAAGTTCTAGCaagaggaaaataataataacaacaacaacaacaataaatgccAAAATAGAGGAAATTTAGGGACCAAGACAAGCCAAATTCATTacatacaaggaaaaaaaaataaggacagTATATAAGTCATTGTAGGAAATAGGAATAATAATAGACACTAATTGAGAATCATAAGCAAGCTTCCATTGCAACAAACCCAAATATAAATGAAAGCATGAAACATTTAAAGCTACCAACACATGTGAGACCTAATGTAGATCCAACTTTTATTCGATCGTGGGATCCAGGCAGTCTGGGGGGGACCACCATGGCTCCTCTCTTCTCAAGATGCCATACATCCTTTATCAATATATGGACAACTATCTCTCAAGCACTAGTTTAGGTTTGGCCTCAATGGGAAAATAAAACGGAGCACCTAACAACGTATCTTCATAGACCAAgaactacaatatatatatatatatatatatatatatatatatcaacaaggAACCTAATATGATATGTGTTAAAGGAATCAAGTTTACACTTCAAGCAAAGTCAATAGAGGAGAGACATGCAAAAACAAGGCCAACTACTCCTCCTAGCATAATCTTAGAAATTAATTTCTATGAATAACCTAGTTAGGAAATTGTTAGTCTATTAACTAACTAGAGGTTTGGCATGCACCATCTGTGAGCACCATGACTCACaaaaatttctttattaaatttatttgagtTGCAAATTCCCTTCTCCACAATTTTTGGTCCTAACAAGATCCCACTGCCAAGCAAATCTTGGAAAGTGGGAGATATAAATaactttaaataataaaaatccaaatccaaattattGTCTATACAACTATATCCTCAAAAAGTTGAGATGAAACATTCTTCTACTAT
Coding sequences within:
- the LOC126725233 gene encoding ras-related protein Rab11D-like isoform X1, translating into MASQGKEGYGVSEQMIDYEFKVVLIGDFEVGKCQILERCERKESKTDTAVTVKYETQTLHIEKKSVKAHIWGIIRQERNNVDSNADYKDADGVILVYDVTNRKSFDCMTLCLEELHRHAKKRQAIILIGNKSDSENDREVLRKEACGFAEKNGLIFWEISALEGADFDNALKDLLTNIVNINSNNTTNNTTNTTNSNNTTTSTTTYTTTSDNITATSTTTSTTGNNTTNTTTNSYNNNNTNQAATIGIWATSMLIVFTEAI